The following proteins are encoded in a genomic region of Bufo bufo chromosome 11, aBufBuf1.1, whole genome shotgun sequence:
- the LOC120981469 gene encoding galectin-related protein-like has protein sequence MTDICTNGEKYVGDIKGGMKPAMKITIMGVVDVRPKSFTVSLLCSPEDAEEDVALLLTVNFQDRSIIRNAKFAGIWVAEEKKIPYFPFTPGNNFKVYDIVLQVPVTAAGLSYHMTSSQNIRKNMNISWDYRNMGWDV, from the exons ATGACCGACATCTGCACAAAC GGAGAAAAATATGTTGGTGATATCAAAGGAGGGATGAAACCAGCCATGAAGATCACCATCATGGGAGTTGTAGACGTCAGACCCAAGAG CTTTACAGTCAGTTTGCTGTGCAGTCCCGAAGATGCGGAGGAAGACGTGGCTCTTCTACTGACAGTCAACTTCCAAGACAGATCTATAATCCGAAATGCCAAGTTTGCAGGAATTTGGGTtgcagaagagaaaaaaattccATATTTTCCCTTCACTCCTGGAAACAACTTTAAG GTCTATGACATTGTTCTCCAGGTCccagtaacagcagctggtttatcATATCATATGACATCTTCACAAAATATAAGGAAAAATATGAATATCTCATGGGATTATAGGAACATGGGTTGGGATGTTTGA